In Mixophyes fleayi isolate aMixFle1 chromosome 4, aMixFle1.hap1, whole genome shotgun sequence, the following proteins share a genomic window:
- the DNAJB9 gene encoding dnaJ homolog subfamily B member 9 → MASAQSVLTFAVCILLITEIILAKKTYYDILGVPKNASERQIKKAFHKLAMKYHPDKNKSPDAEAKFQEIAEAYETLSDENKRKEYDQFGHDAFTNAGRGSSEKNFDHYFNFDLFKEFDFFGENQNTRSKRHFENHHFRGHQDPSSRHRRHFDDFAFGGNLFNDMFEDMEKMFTFGSFDNAQRQNIKTENTFHGSSKHCRTVTQRRGNMVTTYTDCSGQ, encoded by the exons ATGGCTTCAGCTCAATCTGTGCTCACATTTGCAGTTTGTATATTATTGATAACTGAGATTATATTGGCAAAAAAGACTTATTATGACATTTTGGGGGTTCCAAAAAATGCCTCTGAGCGACAGATCAAAAAAGCTTTTCACAAACTTGCAATGAAATATCACCCCGATAAAAATAAAAGTCCTGATGCTGAAGCAAAGTTTCAAGAAATTGCCGAAG CATATGAGACCCTTTCAGATGAAAATAAACGGAAAGAGTATGATCAATTTGGCCATGATGCTTTTACAAATGCTGGAAGAGGAAGCAGCGAGAAAAACTTCGACCATTATTTCAACTTTGATTTGTTCAAAGAATTTGACTTTTTTGGAGAGAACCAAAACACTCGGTCAAAAAGACACTTTGAAAACCACCATTTTAGGGGCCACCAAGATCCTTCCAGTAGGCACAGACGTCACTTTGATGACTTTGCATTTGGCGGAAACTTATTTAATGACATGTTTGAAGACAtggaaaaaatgtttacatttggtAGTTTTGATAACGCACAGAGACagaatataaaaacagaaaatacattCCATGGATCCAGCAAGCACTGTAGAACTGTCACTCAGCGAAGAGGAAATATGGTTACTACCTATACAGATTGTTCAGGCCAATGA
- the THAP5 gene encoding THAP domain-containing protein 5, whose translation MRKNRLSIVILLPAPLVYSALLAAQCPRPGEYVYVTRRLLCRISVALYTTDRDCKELFCGQTKPDCEMPTCQTMTFELPNASQENIFINTSSDSKMSFEIPLAEQGDIVTANLHRFHVDNFSNKPKASDKSVVFSAIKQTIEQMDLPEEPVITIIVPDGISEKQPILTSQVILHHQFTEEENLDTENLFCKESEKTDEILETEHSYCRHELDRNHLWETIAKLQSKIALLEVQENVTLFRLRSLEAVIRKLNQENLLSDEKLEIIDSCQNNFDFAMVQ comes from the exons ATGCGGAAGAACAGACTCTCCATAGTTATTTTACTACCTGCCCCACTCGTGTATAGCGCGCTGCTAGCTGCTCAGTGTCCAAGGCCCGGAGAGTACGTATATGTCACACGCCGCCTCCTCTGTCGCATCTCAGTGGCTCTGTACACTACTGATCGAG ATTGCAAAGAGTTATTTTGTGGACAGACAAAGCCAGACTGTGAAATGCCAACCTGCCAAACTATGACATTTGAGCTGCCTAATGCCTCccaggaaaatatatttattaacacatCATCAGACTCCAAGATGTCTTTTGAAATTCCATTAGCAGAGCAGGGTGACATTGTCACAGCAAATCTGCATAGATTTCATGTAGATAATTTCAGCAACAAACCAAAAGCCTCTGACAAATCAGTTGTGTTTTCTGCAATTAAGCAAACAATAGAACAAATGGATTTGCCCGAAGAACCTGTTATAACGATTATTGTGCCAGATGGCATTTCAGAAAAACAGCCTATTCTGACAAGTCAGGTCATCTTGCATCATCAGTTCACTGAAGAAGAAAATCTTGATACAGAAAACCTATTTTGCAAAGAATCGGAAAAAACTGATGAGATCTTAGAAACTGAGCATTCATACTGCAGACATGAGCTTGACAGGAATCATCTGTGGGAAACCATTGCTAAACTCCAGTCTAAAATAGCACTTCTTGAAGTGCAGGAAAATGTAACTCTCTTCCGCCTGCGATCACTGGAGGCTGTTATTAGAAAATTAAATCAGGAAAATTTGCTATCAGATGAAAAGTTGGAAATTATTGATAGTTGTCAAAATAACTTTGATTTTGCTATGGTGcaataa